A region from the Musa acuminata AAA Group cultivar baxijiao chromosome BXJ1-10, Cavendish_Baxijiao_AAA, whole genome shotgun sequence genome encodes:
- the LOC135595996 gene encoding root phototropism protein 3-like: MISASPPCPSPNRSSGPTPPLPLPVHEDHHHHHPTAGHPRWLDDPCIQELDHFSKTLTGIEAKGDRPELLSSILSHYSSRWLPELSGRAAGDPSPESPTAAWLKKRFFIETLASILPTEKRSVSCDVLLTLLRTASMVGAAASCVRELEARAAAQLDEASLEELMIPAFSHTCGTLLDVGLVLRLVRRFAGNNDDGGAAVRSGAALARVAKLVDSYLAEAALDAGLTVAEFEELANSLPAHARAMDDGLYRAVDTFIKAHPSTSKQERKTLCSLIDARKLSAEASLHAAQNERLPVRSAIQVLFSEHTKLHRLTEHWSGSFGGPRSPNPEAAAARCPSKREVLAHQQEIRGLRDDVARLRVHCQGLQAQIDKLASSEKKKRGFFRWSSFLLFRTTDDDAAEDSRWGAGRPMPERSVPQANKWRNSLS; the protein is encoded by the exons ATGATTTCCGCCTCTCCGCCGTGTCCCTCTCCGAACCGCAGCAGCGGGCCaacaccgccgctgccgctgcctgtTCACGaggatcaccaccaccaccatcccaCCGCGGGCCACCCAAGATGGCTCGACGACCCCTGCATCCAAGAGCTGGACCACTTCTCCAAGACCCTCACCGGCATCGAAGCCAAGGGCGACCGCCCGGAACTTCTCAGCTCTATTCTCTCCCACTATTCCTCCCGCTGGCTTCCGGAGCTTTCCGGCCGCGCTGCCGGCGATCCTTCGCCCGAGAGTCCCACGGCCGCCTGGCTCAAGAAACGATTCTTCATCGAGACCCTGGCATCCATCCTCCCAACCGAGAAGCGCTCTGTCTCCTGCGACGTCTTGCTTACGCTGCTACGCACGGCGAGCATGGTTGGCGCGGCAGCGTCGTGTGTGCGGGAGCTCGAGGCCCGTGCAGCCGCGCAGCTGGATGAGGCATCGCTCGAGGAGCTGATGATACCTGCTTTCAGCCACACTTGTGGTACGCTTCTGGACGTTGGCCTGGTGCTGAGGCTGGTTCGAAGGTTCGCTGGGAATAATGATGACGGCGGTGCGGCGGTGAGGAGCGGCGCAGCTCTCGCGAGGGTGGCGAAGCTGGTGGACTCATACCTGGCGGAGGCGGCGCTCGACGCCGGGCTCACCGTGGCCGAGTTTGAGGAGCTCGCAAACTCGTTGCCAGCACACGCGCGAGCCATGGACGATGGCCTCTATCGCGCCGTCGACACATTTATTAAA GCCCATCCAAGCACCAGCAAGCAAGAGAGGAAGACGCTGTGCAGTCTCATCGACGCTCGCAAACTATCGGCGGAGGCCTCCCTCCATGCAGCACAGAACGAGCGCCTCCCCGTCCGATCGGCGATTCAAGTCCTCTTCTCCGAGCACACCAAGCTGCATCGGTTGACGGAGCACTGGAGCGGGTCTTTCGGTGGACCCAGGAGCCCCAACCCGGAGGCGGCGGCAGCTCGGTGCCCGTCGAAGAGGGAGGTCTTGGCCCACCAGCAGGAGATTCGTGGCCTGAGGGATGACGTTGCTAGGCTCCGAGTGCACTGCCAGGGCTTGCAAGCTCAAATAGATAAGCTCGCTTCTtccgagaagaagaagagggggttCTTCCGGTGgagttcttttttgttgttcaggACTACCGACGATGACGCGGCGGAAGACTCCCGATGGGGAGCAGGGCGGCCGATGCCCGAGCGGTCGGTGCCGCAGGCCAACAAGTGGCGCAACTCCTTGTCTTGA
- the LOC135595997 gene encoding UDP-glycosyltransferase 73C4-like, translated as MVMDGHRERQPHFVLVPLMAQGHTIPMVDLALLLAERGVLVSFITTPFNASRIKDTVRRAQDSRLPIRFVELHFPCQEAGLPEGCENIDVLPAPELLLNFFEATRLLQQPLEQYLSEPQQPCPSVIISDFCHPWTRKIARRLRVPRLTFFSVCCFTLLCHFNISHDKVYDRIADDDEPFVVPGLTEKIEVTKSQAPGFFPRSFFGEMSNDVEDAEVTADGIVVNSFEGLEKSYIEGYQKAMGKKVWTVGPLFLNNRSMTDLALRGDTASIDASRCLSWLDTMKPRSVLYVCFGSLARLEPSQAMEIGLGLEASNHAFVWVIKASEESEERVEEWLSGGFQERVSSRALIVKGWAPQAMILSHPAIGGFMTHCGWNSTLEGVTAGVPMITWPHFADQFLNERMVVDVLKVGVSVGVKRPSFLTFDQQSRLPVQRDDVERCVRSLMDEGRNGEERRKRAKELGEKAEAAMKQAGSSYSNITHLIECFSASA; from the coding sequence ATGGTCATGGATGGCCACCGGGAACGGCAGCCTCACTTTGTTTTGGTTCCACTGATGGCACAAGGCCACACGATCCCCATGGTCGATCTGGCGCTGCTCCTTGCTGAACGTGGTGTGCTGGTGAGCTTTATCACGACACCCTTCAACGCGTCACGCATCAAGGACACGGTTCGACGAGCTCAGGACTCCCGCCTTCCAATCCGATTCGTCGAGCTCCACTTCCCCTGCCAAGAAGCAGGCTTACCCGAGGGATGCGAGAACATTGATGTCTTGCCTGCACCAGAACTGTTGCTTAACTTCTTTGAAGCGACCCGTCTTCTTCAGCAGCCGCTTGAACAGTATCTCAGTGAACCGCAACAGCCCTGCCCGAGTGTCATCATTTCTGATTTCTGTCACCCTTGGACGCGGAAGATTGCTCGTCGTCTTCGAGTTCCGCGTCTCACCTTCTTCAGTGTTTGCTGCTTCACCCTCCTATGCCATTTCAACATCTCGCACGACAAAGTCTATGATAGGATTGCAGACGACGACGAACCTTTTGTGGTGCCCGGCTTGACGGAGAAGATTGAGGTCACAAAGTCTCAAGCACCAGGATTCTTTCCCAGATCTTTCTTCGGGGAGATGTCAAATGATGTGGAAGATGCCGAGGTCACAGCAGACGGCATCGTGGTGAACAGCTTTGAAGGTTTAGAGAAATCATACATCGAGGGCTACCAAAAGGCCATGGGAAAGAAAGTATGGACGGTAGGACCGCTGTTCCTCAACAACAGGAGCATGACTGATCTGGCTCTAAGGGGGGACACGGCATCGATTGACGCCAGCCGATGCTTGAGTTGGTTGGACACTATGAAGCCCAGGTCTGTCCTGTATGTATGTTTCGGTAGCCTAGCGCGGTTAGAACCTTCCCAAGCAATGGAGATTGGGTTGGGGCTGGAGGCATCTAACCACGCATTTGTTTGGGTGATCAAGGCCAGCGAGGAATCTGAAGAGAGGGTGGAGGAATGGCTGTCGGGAGGATTCCAAGAGAGGGTCAGTTCCAGGGCGCTCATAGTCAAAGGGTGGGCGCCGCAGGCCATGATCCTGTCCCACCCGGCGATCGGTGGCTTCATGACGCACTGCGGCTGGAACTCGACGTTGGAGGGGGTAACGGCAGGCGTGCCCATGATAACGTGGCCTCACTTTGCGGACCAATTCCTCAACGAAAGGATGGTGGTTGATGTCTTGAAGGTTGGAGTGTCTGTTGGGGTCAAGCGACCATCCTTCCTAACATTTGATCAGCAGAGTCGATTGCCGGTGCAGAGGGATGACGTCGAGAGATGTGTGAGGAGTTTAATGGATGAAGGTAGGAATGGCGAGGAAAGGAGAAAGAGGGCCAAGGAGTTGGGGGAGAAGGCTGAGGCGGCCATGAAACAAGCTGGTTCATCTTATTCTAACATCACACACCTCATCGAATGTTTCTCAGCCAGTGCTTAA
- the LOC103968812 gene encoding UDP-glycosyltransferase 73C5-like translates to MSSPFQSTKQASGKTLSPQGRGTESSIMDGHREGMPHFVLVPLMTQGHMIPMTDLALLLADRGVLVSFITTPCNAARIKDTIHRARDSGLPIRFVELPFPGAEEGLAEGWENIDDLPRAELYINFYRATYLLQQPLELYLQGQQQPYPSVIISDFCHPWTLKVARNLRIPRVTFFSMPCFTLLCTFNIWRYKVYERIADEHQPFTVPGLREKIEVTRAQASEFFPGPIFENIAKDVREAEFAADGIVVNSFQDLEHAYIEGYQEAMGKIVWTTGPLFLRSRSVADMAIRGRKASIDVDHCLSWLGTMKPRSVLYVGFGSLTRTDPSQLMDIGLGLEASDHPFIWVMRYSEESAEKIEPWLAGGFEERVGSRALIIKGWAPQLMILSHPAIGGFLTHCGWNSTLEAISAGIPMITWPHFTDQFLNERMIVDVLKVGVPIGVKEPNFIGMQRSETLVSRNDVERSVRSLMDEGKEGEERRQRAERLGEKANAAMKEGRGSSHSNVTRLIEHFSANATVLSMQHA, encoded by the coding sequence ATGTCTTCTCCCTTCCAATCCACCAAGCAAGCATCAGGAAAAACCTTATCACCTCAAGGAAGGGGAACCGAATCATCGATCATGGATGGTCACCGTGAAGGGATGCCTCATTTTGTTCTGGTTCCGCTGATGACACAAGGCCACATGATTCCCATGACTGATCTGGCGCTGCTCCTCGCTGACCGTGGTGTGCTCGTCAGCTTCATCACGACGCCTTGCAACGCAGCACGCATCAAGGACACCATTCACCGGGCTCGGGACTCCGGCCTTCCCATCCGGTTCGTTGAGCTCCCGTTCCCCGGCGCAGAAGAAGGCTTAGCGGAGGGATGGGAGAACATCGATGACTTGCCAAGGGCAGAGCTCTACATAAATTTCTACAGGGCGACTTATCTTCTTCAACAGCCGCTTGAACTGTATCTGCAGGGTCAGCAGCAGCCGTACCCGAGCGTGATCATTTCCGACTTTTGTCACCCTTGGACGCTGAAGGTCGCTCGTAATCTTCGAATTCCGCGCGTCACGTTCTTCAGTATGCCCTGCTTCACCCTCTTGTGCACCTTCAATATCTGGCGCTACAAGGTCTATGAGAGGATCGCCGACGAGCACCAGCCTTTCACGGTGCCAGGCTTGAGGGAGAAGATCGAGGTGACTCGGGCTCAAGCGTCAGAGTTCTTTCCCGGACCAATCTTCGAAAACATAGCAAAAGACGTGCGAGAAGCTGAGTTCGCAGCGGATGGCATAGTGGTGAACAGCTTTCAAGACTTAGAACATGCATACATCGAGGGATACCAGGAGGCCATGGGGAAGATAGTATGGACCACGGGGCCATTGTTCCTCCGCAGCAGGAGCGTCGCTGACATGGCTATAAGGGGAAGAAAGGCATCAATCGACGTTGATCACTGCCTGAGTTGGCTGGGCACCATGAAGCCGAGGTCGGTTCTTTATGTGGGTTTTGGAAGCCTCACACGAACAGACCCTTCCCAACTGATGGACATTGGATTGGGGCTGGAGGCATCTGATCACCCGTTTATTTGGGTGATGAGGTACAGCGAAGAGTCTGCAGAGAAGATCGAGCCATGGCTGGCCGGAGGATTTGAAGAGAGGGTCGGTTCCAGGGCGCTCATAATCAAGGGGTGGGCACCGCAACTCATGATCCTATCCCACCCAGCGATCGGAGGATTCTTGACGCACTGCGGCTGGAACTCCACCTTGGAGGCCATCTCGGCAGGCATACCCATGATCACATGGCCACACTTCACCGACCAATTCCTGAACGAAAGAATGATCGTGGATGTGTTGAAGGTTGGAGTGCCTATCGGGGTAAAAGAACCAAATTTCATAGGAATGCAGAGGAGTGAAACATTGGTCTCGAGGAACGATGTGGAGAGGTCTGTGAGGAGTCTAATGGATGAAGGGAAGGAAGGCGAAGAAAGGAGGCAGAGGGCCGAGCGATTGGGAGAGAAGGCTAACGCCGCCATGAAAGAAGGGCGGGGTTCATCTCATTCCAATGTCACACGCTTGATCGAGCACTTCTCGGCCAACGCAACTGTCTTAAGTATGCAACACGCATGA